CCGTTCCGGTCGGGTTTCTCGGTGGCGGGGTCGTACTCAACGTCATCAAAGAGGAACTGCCCGCCGAACGCGAGAGCCGTTTTTGTGCCTTCTCCCTCGGAACGGCGGGCTACGCCGCCCTGCTACTCGCGATCTAAATCACTCCTCGGCGTCGATTTCGAGCTCGTCGTCGCCGCGCGTCCATTCCATCTCGATCTCAAACTCGCGTTCGTCCTCGTCGTCCTCGAGTTCGACCTCGAACTCCACGGTCTCGGCGGGGTCGACATCGACCTCGATGTCGCCGAGAA
This region of Halalkalicoccus subterraneus genomic DNA includes:
- a CDS encoding amphi-Trp domain-containing protein, with the protein product MAGEIEHEAELTREEAATYFEEIADGLRSEEAFTVVLGDIEVDVDPAETVEFEVELEDDEDEREFEIEMEWTRGDDELEIDAEE